Proteins encoded by one window of Candidatus Zixiibacteriota bacterium:
- the gcvPA gene encoding aminomethyl-transferring glycine dehydrogenase subunit GcvPA, whose amino-acid sequence MSFIPNTDDDRRAMLDKIGVKNFNELIGAIPDSLRLNRPLDIPMLSEMELLAEIDQISKKNSSEIACFAGAGIYDHFIPAAEFAAVMRPEFMTAYTPYQPEVAQGTLQLIYEFQTHICRLTGMDVSNASLYDGASAAAEAVILACAATKRKHIVLSETVNPMYRQVIATYLAAREVSIETIPMKEGLTDFNRLQDAVNEETACVMLGQPNFFGLLEDIETAERIIHGVGGKLIMTVDPIAQALLKTPGEYGADIAVGEGQPLGIPISFGGPLVGFFAVKKELIRNLPGRIAARTKDVDGRPGFVLTLQTREQHIRRDKATSNICTNQAFCATMATAYMSLLGKTGLKKVALLSAEKAQRLARGIFALGGYRSYFKAPFVREFAVETPRPAAEIISALVERGVLPGVDAGRWFGGMDNCLIVATTEKRTDAEIDRMVSGLKELTSSGVLSRM is encoded by the coding sequence CCGCTCGATATTCCTATGCTCTCCGAGATGGAATTGCTGGCCGAGATTGATCAAATTAGTAAGAAAAATTCATCCGAGATCGCCTGCTTCGCTGGTGCAGGAATCTATGACCATTTTATTCCCGCGGCTGAATTTGCGGCCGTCATGCGTCCGGAGTTTATGACGGCGTACACGCCCTATCAGCCCGAGGTCGCGCAGGGGACACTACAGCTAATCTATGAGTTCCAAACCCATATCTGCCGTCTGACAGGGATGGATGTGTCAAACGCCTCACTCTACGATGGCGCCAGCGCTGCCGCCGAAGCCGTTATTTTGGCCTGCGCGGCAACCAAGCGGAAACATATTGTGCTTTCTGAGACAGTCAACCCGATGTACCGCCAAGTTATTGCCACCTATCTTGCGGCGCGCGAAGTCTCGATTGAAACCATCCCGATGAAAGAGGGCTTGACTGATTTCAATCGTTTGCAGGATGCTGTAAATGAAGAAACGGCGTGTGTCATGCTTGGCCAGCCAAACTTCTTTGGCTTGCTCGAAGATATCGAAACTGCAGAGCGCATAATCCATGGAGTTGGCGGCAAACTCATCATGACGGTCGACCCCATTGCTCAGGCATTGCTCAAAACACCCGGCGAATATGGCGCGGATATCGCAGTCGGCGAAGGTCAGCCATTGGGCATTCCAATTTCATTCGGGGGGCCACTGGTAGGGTTTTTTGCTGTAAAAAAAGAACTGATACGCAATCTTCCCGGCAGAATCGCGGCCCGCACAAAAGATGTCGATGGCCGTCCCGGTTTTGTCCTCACTCTCCAAACACGAGAACAGCATATCCGCCGCGATAAGGCGACCTCAAATATCTGCACCAATCAGGCCTTCTGCGCGACTATGGCTACAGCGTATATGAGTCTTTTAGGTAAAACAGGTCTCAAAAAAGTTGCGCTCCTTTCGGCAGAAAAAGCGCAGAGGTTGGCGCGTGGAATTTTTGCGCTGGGTGGATACCGTTCGTATTTTAAAGCCCCGTTTGTTCGTGAATTTGCAGTCGAGACGCCCCGTCCCGCCGCGGAAATTATCTCTGCTCTGGTGGAGCGCGGGGTGCTTCCCGGAGTCGATGCCGGCAGGTGGTTCGGCGGAATGGACAATTGTCTTATTGTCGCAACAACAGAAAAGCGAACTGATGCGGAAATTGACCGGATGGTCTCAGGATTAAAGGAATTGACCTCAAGTGGTGTTTTGTCCCGTATGTAA
- the gcvPB gene encoding aminomethyl-transferring glycine dehydrogenase subunit GcvPB has translation MTDKQLIYDHSMPGRQGYTLPAGERTEREILDSIPEKYLRAEDANLPEVSEPQVMRHFVNLSVKNHHIDKGFYPLGSCTMKYNPKLNEVAAAMPGFSALHPLTPDFASQGSLEIMYELAEMLGEISGFAGVSLQPVAGAQGEFAGLLIMRAHQLQNGGERRYKVIIPESAHGTNPATVTSVGFEVVQIKSNEHGVISPEAVAEVMDEHVVGMMTTNPNTLGLFETNIKEITRIVHGKGGLMYMDGANLNAHMGIFRPADIGFDMMHFNLHKTFTIPHGGGGPGAGAIGVTERLKKYLPTPVVEKDNKGRSFLNYDCPHSIGRLHAFYGNFAHMVRAYAYIKTLGGKGLREVSENAVINANYLKELLRKDYDLPYDKHCMHEFVISGNRQKKLGVKTSDISKRLLDFGVHAPTNYFPLIVPEAMMIEPTETESKETLDDFAGFMEQIAREAETDPKKVTLAPFTTPVRRLDESTAARMLDVNYQG, from the coding sequence GTGACCGACAAGCAACTGATTTATGATCATTCAATGCCCGGCCGGCAGGGGTATACCCTGCCTGCCGGTGAGCGAACCGAACGCGAGATTCTTGACTCTATTCCTGAAAAGTATCTCCGCGCCGAGGATGCCAATCTGCCCGAGGTCTCAGAACCGCAGGTAATGCGGCATTTTGTGAATCTGTCGGTCAAGAACCATCATATCGACAAAGGCTTCTATCCGCTTGGATCATGCACAATGAAATACAATCCCAAGCTTAACGAAGTCGCGGCAGCGATGCCCGGATTCAGTGCGCTTCATCCCTTGACTCCGGATTTTGCCTCTCAGGGTTCTCTTGAAATCATGTATGAATTGGCTGAAATGCTTGGGGAAATATCGGGCTTTGCAGGAGTCTCGCTTCAGCCCGTTGCCGGAGCGCAGGGAGAGTTTGCGGGACTGCTGATAATGCGTGCCCACCAGCTTCAAAATGGAGGCGAACGGCGATACAAAGTCATCATTCCGGAATCAGCCCATGGCACAAATCCGGCAACAGTGACATCGGTAGGTTTCGAGGTCGTTCAAATTAAGTCAAATGAGCACGGAGTCATCTCTCCCGAGGCAGTGGCCGAAGTCATGGATGAGCATGTGGTGGGGATGATGACAACCAACCCGAATACGCTGGGACTGTTTGAAACTAATATCAAAGAGATCACCCGAATTGTCCATGGCAAGGGCGGTCTTATGTACATGGACGGGGCGAATTTGAATGCTCATATGGGAATCTTTCGTCCGGCTGATATTGGCTTTGATATGATGCATTTCAATCTGCACAAAACGTTTACCATCCCGCATGGCGGAGGCGGACCGGGCGCAGGCGCAATTGGTGTGACTGAGCGGTTGAAAAAATATCTACCGACTCCGGTTGTAGAAAAAGACAACAAAGGCCGCTCTTTCCTTAACTACGACTGCCCTCATTCGATTGGCCGACTCCATGCTTTTTATGGCAATTTTGCCCACATGGTCCGAGCTTACGCCTATATTAAAACTCTCGGCGGCAAAGGACTTCGCGAGGTATCCGAAAATGCGGTCATCAACGCCAATTATCTCAAAGAGCTTTTGCGCAAAGATTATGACCTGCCTTATGATAAACATTGCATGCATGAGTTTGTTATTTCCGGCAACCGCCAGAAAAAGCTTGGCGTGAAAACTTCAGATATCTCAAAGCGTCTGCTGGATTTCGGTGTCCATGCCCCGACTAACTATTTTCCGCTTATCGTTCCCGAAGCGATGATGATTGAGCCGACCGAAACCGAGAGCAAAGAGACGCTTGATGATTTCGCCGGGTTTATGGAACAGATTGCCCGTGAGGCGGAGACCGACCCCAAAAAAGTCACCTTGGCGCCCTTTACGACACCCGTGCGGCGTCTCGATGAATCGACTGCGGCGCGGATGCTCGATGTGAATTATCAGGGATAA
- a CDS encoding energy-coupling factor transporter ATPase has translation MTTNHSMLFLNHLTFRYPKSDKDSLSDISLTFRPGESVCVMGANGSGKSTLIKAIAGLLSIDSGMIFITHQRAGGDKDSTDRGQIAVLFQNPDNQMVAVTVEKELAFGLENQAMTFSEMHEKVLDTAQQFGISHLFSRHTSQLSGGEKQRVALASVMITDPAILLLDEPDSFLDIKGREILDEQLRSLRARNPNLIELRITQSLDTARGYSRLEILDAGRVAADGKPEVILNDSEMLKRIGLLADVPNQNIPAPTISFLVKRQNTKITAAKLHHLSFAFLNSPELFSAINFSFETENVTGLRGSTGSGKSTLALLLTGLLKPNTGSVQIHTLTAEKEQTIVDPRIIGMVFQQPEKMFCMSTCRDEVSFGPINLGMTLSYVELRHLFELVGLDYDTLAERDPHTLSAGEKRRLAFISILSMSPQFIIFDEPTSGLDANAIQLFCALSNHLKRIDIGQLIISHDEMFLQNIADKIVDIEAVKRGTQY, from the coding sequence GTGACAACAAACCATTCTATGCTTTTCCTCAACCATTTGACATTCCGCTATCCCAAATCTGACAAAGATTCTCTGTCAGATATTTCCCTGACCTTCCGGCCCGGCGAGTCGGTTTGTGTGATGGGCGCAAACGGCTCGGGTAAATCAACACTGATTAAAGCAATCGCTGGGCTGTTAAGTATAGATTCGGGCATGATTTTCATCACACATCAGCGGGCAGGGGGCGATAAGGATTCAACAGACAGGGGTCAAATTGCCGTACTTTTCCAGAATCCGGACAATCAGATGGTTGCTGTTACAGTCGAGAAAGAACTCGCCTTTGGACTTGAAAATCAAGCGATGACTTTTAGTGAAATGCATGAAAAAGTGTTGGATACCGCCCAACAATTTGGGATTTCTCATCTATTTAGTCGTCACACATCGCAGTTGTCAGGTGGTGAAAAACAGCGTGTGGCCTTGGCGTCGGTGATGATAACTGATCCGGCTATTTTGCTGTTGGATGAACCGGACTCGTTTCTTGACATCAAAGGGCGCGAGATTTTAGACGAGCAGTTGCGCAGTTTGCGTGCGCGGAATCCAAATCTTATTGAACTGCGGATTACGCAGTCGCTCGACACTGCTCGCGGATATTCGAGGCTTGAAATCCTGGATGCGGGGCGTGTGGCCGCAGATGGCAAACCTGAGGTGATATTGAATGACAGCGAAATGCTTAAAAGAATAGGGCTCCTCGCAGATGTCCCAAACCAAAATATTCCGGCCCCGACAATTTCGTTTCTGGTTAAGCGGCAAAACACAAAAATTACCGCCGCCAAACTTCACCATCTCTCTTTTGCGTTTCTTAACAGTCCGGAACTGTTTTCAGCTATTAATTTTTCATTTGAGACAGAAAACGTTACCGGCCTGCGAGGAAGTACCGGAAGCGGAAAGAGCACCTTGGCTCTGCTTCTGACAGGTCTTCTGAAACCGAATACAGGAAGCGTCCAAATTCATACGCTAACCGCAGAGAAAGAACAAACTATCGTTGATCCGCGAATTATTGGGATGGTTTTTCAACAGCCTGAAAAAATGTTCTGCATGTCGACCTGCCGCGACGAGGTTTCTTTCGGGCCTATAAATCTCGGCATGACACTTAGTTATGTTGAGTTGAGGCATCTTTTTGAATTGGTTGGTTTGGATTATGATACGCTAGCGGAGCGCGACCCGCATACGTTGTCAGCCGGAGAGAAGCGGCGGCTCGCCTTTATCAGCATTTTGTCCATGTCACCGCAGTTCATAATATTCGATGAACCGACATCTGGATTGGACGCGAATGCAATCCAGCTTTTTTGTGCCTTGTCCAACCATTTGAAGCGAATCGATATCGGTCAGCTGATTATCAGCCACGATGAAATGTTTCTGCAGAATATCGCGGATAAGATTGTGGATATAGAAGCGGTCAAGCGCGGAACCCAGTATTGA
- the bamD gene encoding outer membrane protein assembly factor BamD codes for MDTVVFVDSNAIDFFNTQMVLTKVNAEVDSALAKHYHVSGYPTIVLTDQTGKEIDRIVGYLATEPFLKTLTDYKNGIGTLDDLLNQAKTKEDRALYFEIADKYKYRGGSVEAESWYTKVISAGEPKDTLTAKSRLAIADMYRRSKDYDKSISLFSAIAADFKQGPAAEEADIMTAVAYRQKGDTTMAISSFEKFMKNHPNSEDTAYAQKQIAKLKAKPTEEKK; via the coding sequence ATGGACACGGTCGTGTTCGTTGATTCAAATGCAATTGATTTCTTTAACACCCAGATGGTGCTGACCAAAGTAAACGCTGAAGTTGATTCGGCCTTGGCAAAGCATTATCATGTATCTGGGTATCCTACAATTGTGCTGACAGATCAGACAGGCAAGGAAATTGACCGAATTGTCGGGTATTTGGCGACAGAACCTTTCTTGAAAACCCTGACTGATTACAAAAACGGTATCGGGACGCTTGATGACTTGCTCAATCAAGCCAAAACCAAAGAAGATCGCGCCCTCTATTTTGAGATAGCTGACAAATACAAATACCGCGGCGGATCGGTCGAAGCCGAAAGCTGGTACACCAAAGTAATATCTGCAGGAGAGCCGAAAGATACATTGACGGCCAAGTCGCGGCTTGCTATTGCCGATATGTATCGGCGCAGTAAAGATTATGATAAATCGATATCCCTCTTTTCTGCTATTGCCGCCGACTTCAAACAAGGCCCAGCCGCTGAAGAGGCCGACATCATGACAGCTGTTGCATATAGGCAAAAAGGGGATACTACCATGGCGATATCCTCGTTCGAAAAGTTCATGAAAAACCATCCGAATTCCGAAGACACGGCCTATGCCCAGAAACAGATTGCCAAATTGAAAGCGAAACCGACCGAAGAGAAAAAGTAG